The proteins below come from a single Ictalurus punctatus breed USDA103 chromosome 29, Coco_2.0, whole genome shotgun sequence genomic window:
- the tmem144a gene encoding transmembrane protein 144a translates to MEWLLDPSHLLRDSSNGTNTTDLTYGFVSCAVSVLFFGSNFVPVKKIDTGDGMFFQWVLCAAIWTVSLIVNIILSSPKFWPLAMLGGAIWATGNITVVPILKTVGLGLGLLIWAAFNLLMGWASSRFGWFGIEAEKVSKPTLNYCGAGLCLLSAIVFFFVKSDGQRHATPEETPLLIDSSVNADSPASSDNSWVDMLPPFTKRLVGSGLAVVAGLFYGSSFIPMLYIKNHAGQQDSQYAGASQFDLDYVFAHFSGIFLTSTVYFIIYCAFRKNKPQVFPKAVLPGFVSGLMWGVATCCWFLANHYLKPVVSFPIITTVPGLIAALWGVVVFKEVKGLKNFLVLILAFCMIVSGALLTAFSL, encoded by the exons ATGGAGTGGCTGTTGGACCCCTCCCACCTCCTCAGAGATTCCTCTAATGGCACGAACACCACCGATCTGACCTATGGCTTCGTATCCTGTGCCGTCTCCGTCCTATTCTTTGGGAGTAACTTCGTCCCTGTAAAGAAGATCGACACTGGTGATG gcaTGTTTTTCCAGTGGGTGCTTTGTGCTGCTATATGGACGGTGTCTTTGATTGTGAATATCATCTTGAGCAGCCCAAAGTTCTGGCCTCTGGCTATGCTGGGAGGAGCCATCTGGGCTACAG GTAATATCACAGTTGTGCCCATACTCAAGACTGTTGGTCTCGGCCTAGGCCTTTTGATATGGGCTGCCTTCAACCTCCTGATGGGCTGGGCCAGCTCACG ATTCGGCTGGTTCGGTATTGAGGCAGAGAAAGTCTCCAAACCAACACTTAACTACTGCGGAGCCGGCTTGTGTTTGCTtag CGCCATcgtgtttttctttgtgaagAGTGACGGTCAGAGACATGCTACACCGGAAGAGACGCCACTGTTAATAGACAGT AGCGTGAACGCTGACTCTCCAGCGTCTTCAGATAACTCGTGGGTGGACATGTTGCCGCCCTTCACCAAGCGCCTGGT CGGTTCGGGACTTGCCGTAGTTGCAGGACTCTTTTACGGCTCGTCGTTCATCCCCATGCTGTACATCAAAAACCATgcaggacagcaggacagccaGTATGCTGGGGCGAGCCAGTTCG aTCTGGATTACGTCTTTGCTCATTTCAGCGGGATCTTCCTCACCAGCACCGTGTACTTCATCATCTATTGCGCCTTCAGAAAGAACAAACCGCAAGTGTTCCCTAAAGCCGTGCTCCCAG GGTTTGTTTCCGGGTTGATGTGGGGCGTGGCGACATGCTGCTGGTTCCTGGCCAATCACTACCTGAAGCCGGTGGTGAGCTTCCCGATCATCACTACG GTTCCAGGGCTTATTGCTGCTTTATGGGGGGTCGTGGTTTTTAAGGAAGTGAAG GGACTAAAGAATTTCCTGGTGCTCATCCTGGCGTTTTGTATGATCGTGAGCGGAGCGTTACTGACCGCCTTCTCGCTGTAG
- the LOC108260978 gene encoding CD209 antigen-like protein D isoform X2, which yields MAVNPARKLQNDPPNYLNVEKPKKISPSPARDVQYRGAFRLAGVCIGLMCIVQGTLNVVLRLYYAEHLQSRYNNLVEENRRLQTKNIELGEVRDQLRNERNELQNRLSSIVTDIGTPGWTSFRSSLYYRSTEEKSWTQSRQDCRGRGADLVIIKSREEQDFIEMLRRGKSAWIGLSDRDTEAVWKWEDGTPLTTVFWWSREPNNNQGDEDCVMTGYDPGDGREVTDILNTWNDNSCSVSLSWICEKAISI from the exons ATGGCTGTAAATCCGGCTAGGAAACTTCAAAACGATCCTCCTAATTACCTGAATGTAGAGAAGCCAAAGAAAATCTCTCCATCGCCTGCCCGAGATGTTCAGTACAGAG GAGCGTTCAGGCTGGCTGGAGTGTGCATCGGTCTGATGTGCATCGTGCAGGGAACTCTCAACGTCGTCCTGAGGCTGTACT ACGCAGAGCACCTCCAGAGCAGGTACAATAACCTTGTTGAGGAGAACCGCCGGTTACAGACCAAGAACATCGAGCTGGGTGAAGTGAGAGATCAGCTACGGAATGAGAGAAATGAACTCCAGAACAGACTTTCCAGCATCG TTACGGATATCGGAACGCCGGGGTGGACCTCCTTCAGGTCCAGTCTTTACTACAGGTCTACTGAGGAGAAGAGCTGGACTCAGAGCAGACAGGACTGCAGAGGCAGAGGAGCAGACCTGGTGATCATAAAAAGCAGAGAAGAACAG GATTTCATTGAGATGCTAAGAAGAGGAAAGAGTGCTTGGATTGGTTTGAGTGACCGAGACACAGAGGCCGTGTGGAAATGGGAGGACggtacaccactgaccactgt cTTCTGGTGGAGTCGGGAGCCCAATAATAATCAAGGAGACGAGGACTGTGTTATGACTGGTTACGATCCAGGAGACGGAAGAGAAGTAACAGATATCTTAAACACATGGAATGATAATTCATGTTCTGTGAGTTTATCTTGGATATGTGAGAAAGCAATTTCCATTTAA
- the LOC108260978 gene encoding CD209 antigen-like protein D isoform X1 has protein sequence MAVNPARKLQNDPPNYLNVEKPKKISPSPARDVQYRGAFRLAGVCIGLMCIVQGTLNVVLRLYFTSQVDMELLAMNCSNHTLSTDAEHLQSRYNNLVEENRRLQTKNIELGEVRDQLRNERNELQNRLSSIVTDIGTPGWTSFRSSLYYRSTEEKSWTQSRQDCRGRGADLVIIKSREEQDFIEMLRRGKSAWIGLSDRDTEAVWKWEDGTPLTTVFWWSREPNNNQGDEDCVMTGYDPGDGREVTDILNTWNDNSCSVSLSWICEKAISI, from the exons ATGGCTGTAAATCCGGCTAGGAAACTTCAAAACGATCCTCCTAATTACCTGAATGTAGAGAAGCCAAAGAAAATCTCTCCATCGCCTGCCCGAGATGTTCAGTACAGAG GAGCGTTCAGGCTGGCTGGAGTGTGCATCGGTCTGATGTGCATCGTGCAGGGAACTCTCAACGTCGTCCTGAGGCTGTACT TTACGTCTCAGGTGGATATGGAGCTGTTAGCGATGAACTGTAGTAATCACACACTGTCTACAGACGCAGAGCACCTCCAGAGCAGGTACAATAACCTTGTTGAGGAGAACCGCCGGTTACAGACCAAGAACATCGAGCTGGGTGAAGTGAGAGATCAGCTACGGAATGAGAGAAATGAACTCCAGAACAGACTTTCCAGCATCG TTACGGATATCGGAACGCCGGGGTGGACCTCCTTCAGGTCCAGTCTTTACTACAGGTCTACTGAGGAGAAGAGCTGGACTCAGAGCAGACAGGACTGCAGAGGCAGAGGAGCAGACCTGGTGATCATAAAAAGCAGAGAAGAACAG GATTTCATTGAGATGCTAAGAAGAGGAAAGAGTGCTTGGATTGGTTTGAGTGACCGAGACACAGAGGCCGTGTGGAAATGGGAGGACggtacaccactgaccactgt cTTCTGGTGGAGTCGGGAGCCCAATAATAATCAAGGAGACGAGGACTGTGTTATGACTGGTTACGATCCAGGAGACGGAAGAGAAGTAACAGATATCTTAAACACATGGAATGATAATTCATGTTCTGTGAGTTTATCTTGGATATGTGAGAAAGCAATTTCCATTTAA
- the LOC128629420 gene encoding CD209 antigen-like protein E yields the protein MASRVDMEIHNEALPCQNMERVDKTSVRDAQYRGAFRLTALCLGLMCILQATLNLVLRLHFTSQVDMELLAMYCSNHTLSTDAEHLQSRYNNLVEENRRLQTKNIELGEVRDQLRKESDELQNRLSSIVADIGTPGWTYFRSSLYYRSTEEKSWTQSRQDCRGRGADLVIIKSREEQDFIEMLRRGKSAWIGLSDQDTEGMWKWEDGTPLTTVFWRSLEPNNRGNEDCVMTGYDPEDGREVTDILNTWNDNSCSVSLSWICEKAISI from the exons ATGGCCTCTAGAGTGGATATGGAAATTCATAATGAAGCCCTTCCGTGCCAGAACATGGAGAGAGTGGACAAAACCAGCGTGAGAGATGCTCAGTACAGAG GAGCGTTCCGGCTGACTGCACTGTGTCTGGGTCTGATGTGTATTCTTCAGGCGACTCTCAACCTCGTCCTGAGACTGCACT TTACGTCTCAGGTGGATATGGAGCTGTTAGCGATGTACTGTAGCAATCACACACTGTCTACAGACGCAGAGCACCTCCAGAGCAGGTACAATAACCTTGTTGAGGAGAACCGCCGGTTACAGACCAAGAACATCGAGCTGGGTGAAGTGAGAGATCAGCTACGGAAGGAGAGTGATGAACTCCAGAACAGACTTTCCAGCATCG TTGCGGATATCGGAACGCCGGGGTGGACCTACTTCAGGTCCAGTCTTTACTACAGGTCTACTGAGGAGAAGAGCTGGACTCAGAGCAGACAGGACTGCAGAGGCAGAGGAGCAGACCTGGTGATCATAAAAAGCAGAGAAGAACAG GATTTCATTGAGATGCTAAGAAGAGGAAAGAGTGCTTGGATTGGTTTGAGTGACCAAGACACAGAGGGCATGTGGAAATGGGAGGACggtacaccactgaccactgt cTTCTGGCGGAGTCTGGAGCCCAATAATCGAGGAAACGAGGACTGTGTTATGACTGGTTACGATCCAGAAGACGGAAGAGAAGTAACAGATATCTTAAACACATGGAATGATAATTCATGTTCTGTGAGTTTATCTTGGATATGTGAGAAAGCAATTTCCATTTAA